In the genome of Sebastes fasciatus isolate fSebFas1 chromosome 23, fSebFas1.pri, whole genome shotgun sequence, the window CTCTCTTGCAGTTGACCATGATTCAATCTATCCGCACCCTTTGCCACGtcatgtaaataagtaaattcaAATACATTTGGATTGTGCTGTTTTTGACATCCTGACACCACATGCTGCAAAGTTACCCTAATAACAAGTTGCACAAAtatctgttttcattttcattacagAAGCAGAGAAAGGATTTCCAGCACAACTTCACCTTCTTTCAAGGTGCATGGAGATGGGAGTCTGaagatggaggagtgaagatactggtatcaaaccAGATAACCTAAGGAACaaactggtgtgtttttttatgctaaatgcagtacctgtgagggtttctggacaatatgtgtcattgttttgtgttgttaattgatttcaaataataaatatatacatacatttgcataaaacagcatatttacccactcccatgttgataagagtattaaatgcttgactAAAAAtcgccctttaaggtacattttaaacagttgaaaaatgtgattaatcgcaattaaatatttttatcgattgacagccctaacctaaatatgatctaaatatttattttttaatcatattcttagcttttatagtttttttgtgtgttttcaaagTATGCCACACTAAATAGGCCCACTGGGTTAAGACCTCTACTGCACAAGTCTGAGTGCTGCCTCTTAATGCACTTCTCTTGTGCATGAGGACCAAATATGATGTCACCATGTCCTTTATTGGGCACTCCCctcacctctctgtcagtttggGAATGTGATTGGCCTGAATCCACATGACCGCATTATCACCCACATCAGGTTAAACAACAAGGCAGGCAGCTCAAAGGAAAGGACTATAGACTCAATGATCAATATCCACGTGAAATCATGCTACATCACAGAGACTATTTCCAATCCGTAAACAAATGATGAAAGAAGGCAAAAAAGCAATAATCTCAGTGGACAAATTCTACATAGATGGAGAGTTGTACCGTGATAAGGACATGACCCCCTGTCTCTTCTAGACACCcccccatctccctctctctctcgtacACCGCTCCATTAgctacacaaacatgcacacatccaaaaaccaaagaATTCCTGCATCCTATCCTGtgttctttctctctgaaacCAGACTTCATTAACTTTTCTATCATTTTAAGCATCTTCCGGGTTTTCCTGTTGAATAAAAGGATGCAGTCAAGTGACTCTCACCTGTTACCTGTCGGCGGGTAACACTTCAGTTCAGCATGCAGTGGTGATCCAGCGAGCAGCTTGTTGTTCCAAATAAAATCTGAATCAAATGGGACTGAACGAACCCTACTGACTATTCTGATTCTAACTGatcacagagacacacctgagcaGGGATGTACTGTGTCTCGGTTTGTTCTTAATGAAGCAGAGGGCTGAGAGGCAAAATGTGATACACCCACCCAGGTAACCACNNNNNNNNNNNNNNNNNNNNNNNNNNNNNNNNNNNNNNNNNNNNNNNNNNNNNNNNNNNNNNNNNNNNNNNNNNNNNNNNNNNNNNNNNNNNNNNNNNNNNNNNNNNNNNNNNNNNNNNNNNNNNNNNNNNNNNNNNNNNNNNNNNNNNNNNNNNNNNNNNNNNNNNNNNNNNNNNNNNNNNNNNNNNNNNNNNNNNNNNCATGAACCTTACCGCAAAACAACTAATAAACATGTACGTTAGACATGAACACTTTAACTCAGATTTTGTCTCATAACTTTATTGAAAAACTCATGACAGTAGTCACGTCATCTATATTTTGATTCAATGTTTAATGACACATCTCAAACGGACAAATgatgcattatatatatatatatatatatatctttttttcagaatggTTACAAGAATGAGAATTGttcaaaatacaaaatgttttaataaatgcATTTCTGACCAGCTCAAGAAAGACAGCAGAATGAAAAGGCGATACACGTTTCTCTCACTATATTTAACAAGTATTTCAATTAAAGAGCATGTTCCcctaaaatatgaaaaaatttCCTTTCCGACATGTAGTTATGAAACATAAATGTGGATTATCCTTTATTTACATGATGATGTGTCTATGTCCTGGCCAATTAGCAGCCATTTTGACTGATTGTTAAAGTCAGAGCTGGTGCATTTAGCTTCAGTTTTAAACTCAAGATTGGCATCTACTATCTCTTTTTAACAAATTGATAATGCTTCAATACAACAACtatcaaacaaataaatgatgcaCTAAATGTGTTATGgtgtagcgaacatttaactcacatgactgatcaggtGTTTCCGCTGTAGGCATTTTCTCGGATATTCCCATGACGTGCAAACGCTTGTCTTCGTCTctggacaacatgaaacatgaccaATACTAGTTGACATTAAAGAACAATTGAAACTAATTCATGAAAACTTctttccatttttctctcgtagatggttagccgaaatgttttgtttccagttcgcaacctcttcttctactctgtcaACTAGCGGATTACAACCAATGCGGAGCCTATAGCGACAACTTCTGAacaaactacgctgtagccgagTTCATTCGCTCCGAACTAATTGATGGAAACGCGcctaattcacatttcttttttgcgacatttcaagTTCACTTAAAGATctcttgacaattgaatggaaacactaCACTATTGAGACCCTTCCTCCTACAatgaacacagagacactgacgAGTCCTGGGACAACATCAAAGACTCCACCCCAAACCCAAATCCAAACCCGGGAAAAAGAGGTTGAGTGAATGTGATATTGAAGGTGTGGAGGTGGATCAGTTCTTCAGAGCTGactctgtagaaggacagagtgCCAGCAGGAAAGTCCACATACACTGCTACTCTACcagaagcagaggaggaggaggaggaaagacggACTGTTTCTCTGTTATTGTGCCAAGCGGAGTAACCGACATCAGAGCAGTTTAGACTCCACGACTGATCATTCCTTCCAAACCTGCACTCAGcgctttttcctttccttgtgATTCCTCTGTAAGTCACTGCTACATCAACATCTCCTCTCCACTCgacctcccagtaacagcgaTCGGTCAGATCATTTCCACACAGCAGCTGACAGCAGCGGTCAAATCTTTCTACATGATCGGGATATGGATGTTTTTTCTCTCCCACCAGTGTCACCTTCCTGTTGTTTTCAGACAGTTTGAGCTTTTTGTGtgtggtgtttgtgtccagtgTGAGTTCACAGGTATCTAACAGAGATAACAAGACACAAAGGCAGCCGTTTATAATCTAAAATTTTACTTATTGATTATTATATTGGTAATATCATGAATCAAACTGAATAAATACTTACACTTCCTCAGACCAGGTTTTAACCACCGCTGTCCACCATGGTCCACCCTGGAGGAAGAAACACATTCAGACCTGCATATTCTCTTGGCTTAATTAAACAGTAACTTTTGATAACCTTCCTCTGTGAGTGTTTCTCAGCTTGCATTCACATTGGTCTTAACGTTTCCCTCATTTCCTTTACTTGTGTCTGCAAAGTGAAGTATAAGATAATGTGATGTGCTATCCAAATAATAACTTTTATAATAATCACTTTTTAATGAGCGGTGATTCCATTCAATAACTTAAGACGTACAggtaaagctgggcatacacggTACGATTTTACAAATGTTGTGTAATTCCTattcctactgtacgagtagatggtttgcgatgtaaagcaaaagctcacgatttatatgcccacactgtacggtccgatcgtcagccacgacctgagtgctcacactgtacgtctaaaatagaagaaaaaaaacacgggCCGTCGGCCCCTGTGGACcattctggctgttgacagttgtcaataaagatttgtaTGAAAGCTCCGAGACAGCAGCTTTCATACACCGTATACTACACAGCAAACGACATccgacgaagctgaaattcggtcaGACTCTAAAGTGAGTCAAACGGCTCAGAATTCAGGCCTGAAACAGGCTAAAATTGTAAAGTGCATGGCCAGTTTAAGATGGTTGTGCCTTTCGTCACTCAACCTTTCTCACTCTTGTCATTGAGACATTGATCGTGTTGGTGAACTCTGTTGATCTTTTTTCAGAGGAAGACAAAAGATATGAATTACAGTGGTCTTTCTGGTCATACCTGAGAGTGTCCAGTCTCCTGTGTGGATCCTCCACTGCAGCAGACAGACGCTTCACTCCCGGGTCTCCTGGATGATTGtagctcaggtccagctctctcaaaTGGGAAGGGTTGGAGcgcagagctgaggccagaggagCACAGCCATCCTCTGTGACCAGACAGCCTGACAGACTGCAATTAAGAAAATATTCATACGGCAACATTTTGGGTGAAACATGTAGACAGAAATCTTCACTGAGCCAGAATGAAAAGTATTCAAATGCTAACAAACTGCTGATTTACCTGACCATTTCCAGTGTACAGTTTGGCATCCCAAGTCCAACAGCGAGCTGCTGCACTCCTAAATCCCGCAGGTCATTGTTACTCAGGTCCAACTCTCTCAGACTACACTGCGAGCTGAGAACTGAGGACAGAGCTTCACAGCTTCGCATTGAGAGTTTACATAAACCCAACCTATGAAGAGATGCAAATATTTTAAACAATTGGTTTTGATATTTTATGTGATATATACCGGTTTGTGTGAGTTTCAAGGCAAAGATTATAAATCCACAAAACAGTAGAATTCCCAGGAAATTGACTCTGACATACCAGTGTTATACTTTTAGTGTTCAACTTTACCGAGGTTAAACCTCACCTGAGAGTTCCAAGtgtacagtgtggactctccagtccagcagtgagcagcttcactcctgaatcccgCAGGTTgttgttactcaggtccagctctctcagagtAGAGGACTGGGAGCTGAGAACTGAGGACAGAACTTCACAGCTTCTCTCTGAGAGGTTACAGCCACTCAGCCTAAAGAGAAATTAGTGACGaacaaaagttaaaaacattttttttttacagtttctcCTCTATAAATgatcaaatatttatatttactgattcCTCCACATACAGGGCTTTTTTGGAGGCTTTGACCACTGGAAGCAGCCTCTGAAGGGCCTCTTCTGAAGCAGAGTATTTCTTCAGGTCAAATACATCCAGATCTTTTTCTGATGACAGTAAGATGAAGACCAGAGCTGACCACTGAGCGGTAGAGAGTTTTTCTGTGGAGAAATGTCCTGATCTCAGGTTCTGTTGGATCTCCTCCACTAGAGAATGATCATTCAGCTCATTCAAACAGTGGAACAGATTGATGTTTTTCTCTGTAGACGATGTCTCGCTGATCTTCTTCTTGATGTATTTAACTGTTTTGTGATTGGTTTCTGagctacttcctgtctgtgtcagGAGACCTCGTAGGAGGGTCTGATTGGGCTGCAGTGAAAGACCGAGGAGGAAGCGGAGGAACAAGTCCAGGTGTCCATTTGGACTCTGTAAGGCCTTGTCCACAGCACTCTGGTAGAGTTCTGTCAGTTTAGGTTTGTCTTTAAAGACTTTAGAACGCCGGGAGGTTGTTTTTTCTCCTGACAGCAGATTGACACCAGAGTTGATGAATGTCAGATGGACATGAAgagcagccagaaactcctgaacacTCAGATGGACGAAGCAGAACACGTTGTCCTGGTACagccctctctcctctttaaaGATCTCTGTGAACACTCCTGAGTACACTGAGGCTGCTTTGATATCGATGCCACACTCTGTCAGGTCTGAGTCATAGAAGATCAGGTTGCctttctgcagctgctcaaaAGCCAGTTTTCCCAGAGACTCAATCATCTCCCTGCTCTCTGAACTCCAGCCTGGATctctctcagctcctctctcaTACTTCTTCTTCATTTTGGACTGAACAACCAGGAAGTGGATGTACAtctcagtcagggtcttgggcagctctcctccctctttGGTCTTCAACACATTCTCCAGAAccgtagcagtgatccagcagaagactgggatgtggcacatgatgtggaggcttcGGGATGTCTTTATGTGGGAGATGATTTTGCTGGCCTGCTCCTCATCCCTGAATCTcttcctgaagtactcctccttctgtggGTCAGtgaaccctctgacctctgtcaccatgtcaacacactcaggagggatctgactggctgctgcaggtcgtgTGGTTATCCAGAGGCGAGCAGAAGGAAGCAGTTTTCCCTTGATGAGGTTTGTCAGCAGCACATCCACTGAGGTGGACTCTGTAACATCAGTCAGGATCTGATTGTTTTGGAAATCCAGAGGAAGTCGACACTCATCCAgaccgtcaaagatgaacacaaCCTGGAACTCTTCAAACCTGCAGATTCCTGCTTCTTTAGTTACATTAAAGAAGTGATGAATAAGTTCCACCAAGCTGAACTCTTTCTCTTTCAGCACATTCAGTTCTCTAAAAGTGAATGGAAATGTGAACTGTATGTCTTTGTTGGCTTTGTCTtcagcccagtccagagtgGACTTCTGTGTTAAGACTGTTTTCCCGATGCCAGCCACTCCCTTTGTCatcactgttctgattggttcatCTCTTCTAGGTGAGGGTTTAAAGATGTCTTCTCGGCTGACTGTCATTTCTGGTCTGTCTTGTTTCCTGGATGATGTTTCAATCTGTCTGACTTCATGTTCCTCATTGACTTCTGCAGTCCCTCCCTCTATGATGTAGAGCTCTGTGTAGATCTTATTCAGAAGGGTTGGGTTTCCTGCTTTAGCAAtcccctcaaacacacactcatacttCTTCTTTAGATCAGACTTTAGTTTGCGCTGACATAAGAGAGCAGCAACACCATTTCCTGAATGAACAAAAGccaaatgaaaatgtttgactCTGGTAGACCTGATATATGGAAACATTAAAGTTCAGATAAAGTTACATGTAGAGTTTCTGCAGtaatatctgttaaaaatgatattattattactggtcTGGATGATAAAGTATCATATGATGCACTTTTTCTTGATTTATCCAAAGCATTTGACTCAGTGGATCATGGTCTTCTTCTGCAAAAACTCGAACGTATAGGTTCTAGTGACACTTTGTTGCATTGGTTTTCAAACTATTTAACTGGGAGAACTCAGTGTGTGTCCATAGACAATTATTACTCCGCATCTCTAACAATAAAGATGGGTGATCCTAAAGGATCTATCTTGGGAccaattttattttctatttatgaaCTGTAAATGATCTTGGTGTAGGACTAGATCCAGCAAAGGTGCACTTCTATGCAGATGACACTATTACttatactgttaaataaaggataaacaaataaaaagtcttcTTCCTAACATGTTATAAGTGTCCATAGCCTCTTACTGCTCTGCAGACGGCCAGCCAGCTCCTCCTGCTTCATTTTCCTCAGGAAGTGCAGTGTGATCTTCAGAAATCCCTCTTTGCTGCTCCTCCACTTCTCTTCTTCCTCGCCTTCCACCGCCTCCTGATCCTCACACTGACTCTCAAAGCATTCTGGGTAATCTGGACTCAGAACTTTCTGGAACTTCTTCAGTTCGTTCTTCACAAAACTGACAATGTTCTCCTCAAGCAGCTGGAACAGAGTGATATTCGAATTTAAATTAGCAGAACACAATCACATTCACCTGAAAGGCAAGGTAATCCTGATGAAACACAAGAGCTTTAATTCTTGATATATTCTTAAGGCGATGGTAGGCTGATTTTGCAATCATCTTAATATAGATATTGAAATTTACATTAGCGACTGAAGCTGAGCTCTAACTTTTAACAATTAAATGTCTTTTAACTTCTTTGGTTCCAAAAacaattatttctattttatctcAGGTTAATTGCAGAACATTTAGCACACCTGATCATTGATTTGTGCAATGCACCTACTCAGTGCTTGTATGGGAATATAGTCACCTAAGGATATTGTAATATAAATCAGTGTATCGTCTGCATATTGGTAAggtattttgttgttttctatAATCTGAGCTAGTCGGATTAGTTGAAAAGACGAGGCCCGATAATGGAGCCTTGGGGGACTCCACATGTCCTTTTTGTCAACCACATGACAAACCTGCAGGTCTAAATGGTGTAGCATGGAGACTGCTAGGATCACAAAGGAAGTTTGCAGTAGTAGTTGTGCTTGCACATTTACACACCATGAATACGGAGTTCAGGTCTGTTTGATGCTGCTGGGCAGATTGACTACTGGATACAGGAGAGTCTTGTTTCTGATTTTTGATCCTCCTAAAAACACAGGACATAAACACAACGTTTAATGTGTCATtcttatgaaaatgtttttttacttcataaaatatttttttaagtcgTTATTGTCATTGAAACACAGCTGTATTCAGAGTAGTTGGTGTTGTCGTAATTTCAGAAACCTTCTTTCTGGATAATGTACTGCTGAAAATGATGTAGAGAAATGTCTGTTATAGAAATCCATACTCTCAGTTTTCAATTCTTACTTTTGATCATCTGACTGCTGTGCATGTTTGAAGTCAAAAGGTCGACCCTTAGAGCTGTCACTCTTCAAGGACACACAGCTGGGACCAGAAGGATCCGGTCTCTGCTGAGGGATCCTGttaaaacacaacactgatTAACACACATGTCAAGTAAAATCTTTTTAGATCCTTAAATGTTTCCCAATGTTAGTAATGTTGATGCAAAACTTTCTTTTTGTccgagatttttttttttttccagctttcAACTCTTACTTTTGATAATCAGACTTCTCTTCACGTTTGAAGTCCAGAGGTCGACCCTTAGAGATGTCACTCTTCAAGGACACACAGCTGGGACTAGAAGGATCCGGTCTCTGATGAAGGATCCTGTTAAAATGTAACACTGATTAACACACGTCAAGTAAAATCTTTTTGGATCCTTAAATATTTCCCAATGTTAATTATATTGATGCAaaactttctttttgtcaaagaaatgtttttttccccccagtttTCAATTCTTACTTTTGATCATCTGACTGCTGTCCATGTTTGAAATCAAGAGGTCGACCCTTAGAGCTGTCACTCTTCAAGGACACACAACTGGGACCAGAAGGATCCGGTCTCTGCTGAGGGATCCTgttaaaacacaacattgattAACACACGTCAAGTAAAATCTTTTTGCATCCTTAAATGTTTCCCAATGTTAATTATGTTGATGCAAAACTTTCTTTCtgttcaagatttttttttccagctttcAACTCTTACTTTTGAAAATCAGACTTCTGTTCACATTTGAAATCCAGAGGTCGACCCTTAGAGCTGTCACTCTTCATGGACACACAGCTGGATACAGGAGAgtcttgtttctgctgcctcatCCTCCTACAAACACAGAACAATCATTTTTTAAAGGGCTTACATGCTCATTATAAATACTTAAACAGTTATCAAATACTTGACGTTAAGTGACTCATATTTATCTCATATTTAACTATGAAAACGCTGCTTTTTAACATCATAAAATCACAGCTGGATTCAGAGTAGTTTTTGTTGTCGTGAGTTCAGAAACATTCTTTCTGGATAAAATACTGCTGAAACGTTTCTGTCATAGAAATTCATACTTTCAATTCTTACTTTTGATCATCAGACTTCTGTCCGTGTTTGAAGTCAAGAGGCCGACCCTTAGAGCTGTCACTCTTCATGGACACGCAGCTGATTCCAGAGTGATCTGGTCTCTGCTGAGGGATCCTATTAAAACAAAACTCTGATTAACGCACATGTAAAAGTAGAATCTTTGTGGATGCTTAAATGTTTTCCAATATGTTGTTGCAAAACTGTATTCTTGTCAATGAAATGGTTTTCAGCTTTCAATTCTTACCTATGATCATCAGACTGCTGTCCATGTTTGAAGTCAAGAGGTCGACCCTTAGAGCTGTCACTCTTCATGGACACACAGCTGGATACAGGAGAGTCCGGTCTGTTTTGCCGCTCTGGGCTTCAATACAACACACGCAGATTTGAGTGTGAATAATGATGGTGGAGTGATTTGAGAGCTGAGCTCAGGCCGTGTTCTGACCTGATATTAGCATGTGTCCTTGGTGATCGGaccacaagtggacagctttaagtacaaggtgtgaacgcactcaacaaccattgaggacgcattgagatggGATCTTCCAgaccacatatggccacattaaggaccgcctactcaactgacgtcctgCTTGGATCGGCGGGTCTCACTGCGCTCAATACCTAcgataaccttttattttgatgttaataaaatgtacccaaattcaccAATATggaggatattactactgacattcatggcatattacgtcacaacatctgctgaaatagccatgtgtttactacgtgtttatttgcatacagAGCGGAGAAGTTAGATCAGATCACAACTGGCCACTCAGggcgcatgtggagacgcatgttaatgccaggtctgaacagggccaaagacatttttttttcagctttcaATTCTTACCCTGGATCAGCAGACTGCTGTCCATGTTTGAAGTCAAAAGGTCGACCCTTAGAGCTGTCACTCTTCATGGACACACAGCTGGATACAGGAGAGCGTGGTCTGTGtttcaacacaacacacacagagatttgAGTGTGAATGATGATGGTTGAGTGATTTGAGCGCTGAGCTCCGACATAGAGAAGAATCATGGACAGTTAGAGATCCTCATCTCACCTCTGAGCTTTGGTCTGGCCATCATGTCCTCCACGCAGAGAGGTTTTAGAGGAAGGGACTCCATCCTCTCTGTCCTCACACCGATTCATAGCAGAGCCCACaccttcacacaaacacaacaacatgctGTAATTTATTACAACAAGCTTTACATCACAGGACACATTACTTCTCATTACTGTCACTCAAACAAGAAAACCGGTTTGGATGCAGGAATTCCACTctagtcgattaaaatatttaatcacgattaatcgcatgattgtccatagattaatcacaaatgaattgcagatttttacctgttcaaaatgtaccttaaagggagatttgtcaagtatttaatactcttatcaacatgggagtggacaaatatgctgctttatgcaaatgtatgtatatattatatatgtattcaTGGTAACTTTGGCCACCGTGCAACATGATTTTgtccttttattattatcaaaacTAAGAACAACAGCTGATAGTCGTCACATTTCTTAATGATTAACATAATTTACACATCACCTGTACTTGGAATAATTATTTAGAATATATACACAAACTGTAATATTGGTATTTCTATAGTTCTTTTATAACTTTTGTGAAatgcatttctctctctccgtgtctgTTTTATGATATAGCtgttatattttactttatgtCGTTTCATCTTGGTGGTAAATGTGTAAGTCGCAGTCAATGATAAGGATGTTCTGTGATTTTGtggtttaataaaataaaactttgaACCTTGATGTTTACAACATCTGCTACAATTAATAATTAAGAGATTGGAAGTGTGCATGTACAATCTGTCTGACTCAGAAAAAAAACCCTCCCATTCACCTGGGCGCCTAATAGTGTTGGGTATTTACTCTCTTGCTTCTGCTGTTTCCActtttattgaatattttatcTGACATCTGGCCTGTTAAAGACAGGTCGTATGATATTATAGGCATAGGCCAGATAGGCGTTTGCCTAGGGGCGCCACTGTCTGGGGGGGCTCTGatcgccctctaaaaaaaaaaaatgaaatacaaaattTTAGAAAA includes:
- the LOC141761843 gene encoding NACHT, LRR and PYD domains-containing protein 3-like isoform X2 — protein: MNRCEDREDGVPSSKTSLRGGHDGQTKAQRPRSPVSSCVSMKSDSSKGRPFDFKHGQQSADPGPERQNRPDSPVSSCVSMKSDSSKGRPLDFKHGQQSDDHRIPQQRPDHSGISCVSMKSDSSKGRPLDFKHGQKSDDQKILHQRPDPSSPSCVSLKSDISKGRPLDFKREEKSDYQKIPQQRPDPSGPSCVSLKSDSSKGRPFDFKHAQQSDDQKRIKNQKQDSPVSSSQSAQQHQTDLNSVFMLLEENIVSFVKNELKKFQKVLSPDYPECFESQCEDQEAVEGEEEEKWRSSKEGFLKITLHFLRKMKQEELAGRLQSRNGVAALLCQRKLKSDLKKKYECVFEGIAKAGNPTLLNKIYTELYIIEGGTAEVNEEHEVRQIETSSRKQDRPEMTVSREDIFKPSPRRDEPIRTVMTKGVAGIGKTVLTQKSTLDWAEDKANKDIQFTFPFTFRELNVLKEKEFSLVELIHHFFNVTKEAGICRFEEFQVVFIFDGLDECRLPLDFQNNQILTDVTESTSVDVLLTNLIKGKLLPSARLWITTRPAAASQIPPECVDMVTEVRGFTDPQKEEYFRKRFRDEEQASKIISHIKTSRSLHIMCHIPVFCWITATVLENVLKTKEGGELPKTLTEMYIHFLVVQSKMKKKYERGAERDPGWSSESREMIESLGKLAFEQLQKGNLIFYDSDLTECGIDIKAASVYSGVFTEIFKEERGLYQDNVFCFVHLSVQEFLAALHVHLTFINSGVNLLSGEKTTSRRSKVFKDKPKLTELYQSAVDKALQSPNGHLDLFLRFLLGLSLQPNQTLLRGLLTQTGSSSETNHKTVKYIKKKISETSSTEKNINLFHCLNELNDHSLVEEIQQNLRSGHFSTEKLSTAQWSALVFILLSSEKDLDVFDLKKYSASEEALQRLLPVVKASKKALLSGCNLSERSCEVLSSVLSSQSSTLRELDLSNNNLRDSGVKLLTAGLESPHCTLGTLRLGLCKLSMRSCEALSSVLSSQCSLRELDLSNNDLRDLGVQQLAVGLGMPNCTLEMVSLSGCLVTEDGCAPLASALRSNPSHLRELDLSYNHPGDPGVKRLSAAVEDPHRRLDTLRVDHGGQRWLKPGLRKYTCELTLDTNTTHKKLKLSENNRKVTLVGEKKHPYPDHVERFDRCCQLLCGNDLTDRCYWEVEWRGDVDVAVTYRGITRKGKSAECRFGRNDQSWSLNCSDVGYSAWHNNRETVRLSSSSSSASGRVAVYVDFPAGTLSFYRVSSEELIHLHTFNITFTQPLFPGFGFGFGVESLMLSQDSSVSLCSL
- the LOC141761843 gene encoding NACHT, LRR and PYD domains-containing protein 3-like isoform X1, which encodes MNRCEDREDGVPSSKTSLRGGHDGQTKAQRPRSPVSSCVSMKSDSSKGRPFDFKHGQQSADPGPERQNRPDSPVSSCVSMKSDSSKGRPLDFKHGQQSDDHRIPQQRPDHSGISCVSMKSDSSKGRPLDFKHGQKSDDQKMRQQKQDSPVSSCVSMKSDSSKGRPLDFKCEQKSDFQKIPQQRPDPSGPSCVSLKSDSSKGRPLDFKHGQQSDDQKILHQRPDPSSPSCVSLKSDISKGRPLDFKREEKSDYQKIPQQRPDPSGPSCVSLKSDSSKGRPFDFKHAQQSDDQKRIKNQKQDSPVSSSQSAQQHQTDLNSVFMLLEENIVSFVKNELKKFQKVLSPDYPECFESQCEDQEAVEGEEEEKWRSSKEGFLKITLHFLRKMKQEELAGRLQSRNGVAALLCQRKLKSDLKKKYECVFEGIAKAGNPTLLNKIYTELYIIEGGTAEVNEEHEVRQIETSSRKQDRPEMTVSREDIFKPSPRRDEPIRTVMTKGVAGIGKTVLTQKSTLDWAEDKANKDIQFTFPFTFRELNVLKEKEFSLVELIHHFFNVTKEAGICRFEEFQVVFIFDGLDECRLPLDFQNNQILTDVTESTSVDVLLTNLIKGKLLPSARLWITTRPAAASQIPPECVDMVTEVRGFTDPQKEEYFRKRFRDEEQASKIISHIKTSRSLHIMCHIPVFCWITATVLENVLKTKEGGELPKTLTEMYIHFLVVQSKMKKKYERGAERDPGWSSESREMIESLGKLAFEQLQKGNLIFYDSDLTECGIDIKAASVYSGVFTEIFKEERGLYQDNVFCFVHLSVQEFLAALHVHLTFINSGVNLLSGEKTTSRRSKVFKDKPKLTELYQSAVDKALQSPNGHLDLFLRFLLGLSLQPNQTLLRGLLTQTGSSSETNHKTVKYIKKKISETSSTEKNINLFHCLNELNDHSLVEEIQQNLRSGHFSTEKLSTAQWSALVFILLSSEKDLDVFDLKKYSASEEALQRLLPVVKASKKALLSGCNLSERSCEVLSSVLSSQSSTLRELDLSNNNLRDSGVKLLTAGLESPHCTLGTLRLGLCKLSMRSCEALSSVLSSQCSLRELDLSNNDLRDLGVQQLAVGLGMPNCTLEMVSLSGCLVTEDGCAPLASALRSNPSHLRELDLSYNHPGDPGVKRLSAAVEDPHRRLDTLRVDHGGQRWLKPGLRKYTCELTLDTNTTHKKLKLSENNRKVTLVGEKKHPYPDHVERFDRCCQLLCGNDLTDRCYWEVEWRGDVDVAVTYRGITRKGKSAECRFGRNDQSWSLNCSDVGYSAWHNNRETVRLSSSSSSASGRVAVYVDFPAGTLSFYRVSSEELIHLHTFNITFTQPLFPGFGFGFGVESLMLSQDSSVSLCSL